A single genomic interval of Agarivorans aestuarii harbors:
- a CDS encoding RnfH family protein produces the protein MLVSIAYATPQQQLCINVEVVEESSVINALHQSGILDLCPEIQLDKQKVGIFGKFVTLESQLVAGDRIEVYRPITWKPPIEEDEDDDD, from the coding sequence ATGTTAGTGAGCATTGCCTACGCCACTCCTCAGCAGCAACTTTGCATTAATGTAGAAGTGGTAGAAGAAAGCAGCGTGATTAACGCCTTGCATCAATCAGGCATCTTAGATTTATGCCCGGAAATACAACTGGATAAACAAAAAGTAGGGATATTCGGCAAATTTGTAACCTTAGAAAGTCAGCTGGTTGCAGGAGACCGAATAGAAGTTTATCGGCCTATCACATGGAAGCCTCCGATAGAAGAAGATGAAGACGATGATGATTAA
- a CDS encoding flavodoxin has protein sequence MADVGIFFGTDTGTTRKIAKQIHQQLGADLSDKPLNINRVDIDTLSSYKMLILGTPTLGEGQLPGLAADCQAESWDEFLPQLEVADFSGIKVALFGLGDQVNYASEFVDGLGELYDAIAETGADLVGEWPAEGYEFDDSSALLDNGKFAGLVLDNDNQSELHAERMAGWLEQIKAEFGV, from the coding sequence ATGGCAGATGTAGGAATCTTTTTTGGGACAGACACCGGAACAACACGAAAAATTGCTAAGCAAATTCATCAGCAATTAGGCGCTGATCTTAGCGACAAACCGCTTAATATTAATCGCGTTGATATCGACACCCTAAGCAGTTACAAAATGTTAATCCTAGGCACCCCAACTTTAGGCGAAGGCCAACTACCGGGTCTAGCCGCAGATTGCCAAGCAGAAAGCTGGGACGAGTTTTTACCGCAATTAGAAGTTGCAGATTTCTCCGGCATAAAAGTCGCGTTGTTTGGTTTAGGCGACCAAGTAAACTACGCTAGCGAGTTTGTAGATGGATTAGGTGAGCTTTACGACGCCATCGCAGAAACCGGCGCAGATCTCGTTGGCGAATGGCCAGCAGAGGGCTACGAGTTTGATGATTCATCAGCCTTGTTAGACAACGGTAAATTTGCAGGGCTAGTGCTAGATAACGACAACCAGAGTGAGTTACATGCAGAGCGCATGGCTGGCTGGTTAGAGCAGATAAAAGCAGAGTTTGGCGTTTAG
- a CDS encoding DUF3465 domain-containing protein, producing MSFKPLYQFAVLLSLACFSLFALASGEQQIASAFKNKVSDLQVNSSGYVVRVLADDEQGSRHQRFILKLNNGQTLLVAHNIDLAPRLKNLRVGDKVEFYGEYEWNSKGGVVHWTHHDPAGRHVDGWLKHRGVQYD from the coding sequence ATGTCTTTTAAACCTTTATATCAGTTCGCTGTGCTGCTGAGCTTAGCGTGTTTTAGTTTATTTGCACTAGCAAGTGGTGAGCAGCAAATCGCCTCAGCTTTTAAGAACAAAGTCAGTGATTTGCAGGTTAATAGCTCAGGTTACGTTGTAAGAGTATTAGCGGATGACGAGCAGGGCTCACGCCATCAACGATTTATTCTTAAGTTAAACAATGGCCAAACCCTGTTGGTTGCTCACAATATCGATTTAGCCCCGCGCCTTAAGAATTTAAGAGTGGGCGATAAAGTTGAGTTTTATGGTGAATATGAATGGAATAGCAAAGGTGGGGTGGTTCATTGGACTCATCATGACCCCGCCGGACGCCATGTTGATGGTTGGCTTAAACATCGCGGTGTGCAATACGATTAA
- the eutC gene encoding ethanolamine ammonia-lyase subunit EutC encodes MSKPSTKSSKKAIGLVAENPWQALKQFTSARIALGRAGTSIPTQQLLPFQLDHARAIDAVHKALAVESLIEQLQASSIIQKHIKHAPMVVNSKANDRMTYLQRPDLGRQLCEASWQSLLKHRDKISQEYDLAIVVADGLSSTAIQRHAAPVIESLVTKLTKDDKYSWSLAPLTIVKQGRVAVGDDVGECLKAKITLILIGERPGLTSPDSMGIYITWNPKRGAKDSSRNCISNIRPEGLCYEEASHKAFYLLTESMKTKCTGIGLKDRSLVVEDSSNLESNPKSQFLVSAAKDK; translated from the coding sequence ATGAGTAAGCCTTCTACAAAATCAAGCAAGAAGGCTATTGGTTTAGTTGCCGAAAATCCTTGGCAGGCTTTAAAGCAGTTTACGTCGGCGCGTATAGCGCTTGGACGTGCTGGAACCAGTATTCCCACTCAACAGCTACTACCTTTTCAACTTGACCACGCACGCGCGATAGACGCGGTGCATAAGGCCTTAGCTGTAGAAAGTCTTATAGAGCAGCTACAAGCTTCATCAATTATTCAAAAGCATATAAAACATGCTCCCATGGTAGTAAACAGCAAAGCTAATGATCGAATGACCTATCTACAGCGTCCCGATCTTGGCCGCCAACTCTGCGAAGCCTCGTGGCAAAGTTTGCTAAAGCATCGAGACAAAATTAGTCAAGAGTACGACTTAGCTATTGTTGTAGCTGATGGGCTTTCTTCAACCGCCATTCAACGCCATGCAGCGCCAGTGATAGAAAGTTTGGTGACCAAGTTAACTAAGGATGATAAATACTCTTGGTCTTTAGCGCCTTTAACCATTGTCAAACAAGGGCGCGTGGCGGTGGGAGATGATGTAGGTGAGTGTTTAAAGGCAAAAATTACCCTAATTTTAATTGGCGAACGTCCTGGTCTTACATCGCCTGATAGCATGGGTATTTATATTACTTGGAACCCTAAACGCGGTGCTAAAGATTCAAGCCGAAACTGCATTTCTAACATACGCCCAGAAGGCCTTTGTTATGAAGAAGCCAGCCATAAAGCCTTTTATCTATTAACCGAGTCAATGAAAACTAAATGTACCGGCATAGGTTTAAAAGACCGTTCGTTGGTGGTTGAAGACAGTTCAAATCTCGAATCTAATCCCAAAAGCCAATTTCTAGTGTCGGCTGCCAAAGATAAATAA
- a CDS encoding ethanolamine ammonia-lyase subunit EutB, with amino-acid sequence MAAYRWQQGDTVYNFGSLAELMAKATPERSGDILAGVSAETAEQRVVAQMTLANLPLKTFLNEVLVPYESDEITRLIIDNHDSVAFAPISHMTVGDFRNWLLSDEADAEALAALRPGLSPEMVAAVSKIMRNQDLILVAKKCRVITAFRNTVGLENRLSTRLQPNHPTDSLDGIAATIFDGLMYGNGDAVIGINPATDNVPQTIKLLNFLDEVIQHYQIPTQSCVLTHVTNTIETIDKGAPVDLVFQSIGGTQGTNDTFGVNLNVLQEAQDAALSLKRGTVGNNVMYFETGQGTSLSADAYFGVDQQTCEARAYAVARHFDPFLVNTVVGFIGPEYLFDGKQIIRAGLEDHFCGKLLGLPMGCDICYTNHAYADQNDMDNLLTLLGVAGCSFIMGIPGSDDIMLNYQTTSFHDALYARKVLGLKPAPEFETWLSNMDIFSDVEKVQLNHNLAQAFSSPISLVEKNEL; translated from the coding sequence ATGGCAGCGTATCGCTGGCAACAAGGGGACACCGTATACAACTTTGGTTCATTAGCCGAGCTAATGGCAAAGGCTACCCCAGAGCGCTCGGGCGATATTCTTGCGGGTGTAAGTGCAGAAACTGCCGAGCAGCGCGTTGTAGCGCAAATGACATTAGCTAACTTGCCCTTAAAAACCTTTCTAAATGAAGTGCTGGTTCCCTATGAATCTGACGAGATTACCCGGCTAATTATAGATAACCACGATAGCGTGGCATTTGCGCCTATCTCACATATGACCGTTGGAGATTTTCGCAATTGGTTATTAAGTGACGAAGCCGACGCCGAAGCATTAGCGGCGCTCCGGCCTGGGCTTAGCCCCGAAATGGTTGCAGCAGTAAGCAAGATAATGCGTAACCAAGATTTAATCTTGGTAGCGAAGAAGTGTCGTGTAATCACGGCGTTTCGTAACACTGTTGGATTAGAAAATCGACTATCTACTCGTTTACAGCCTAATCACCCAACAGACTCTTTAGATGGCATTGCCGCGACAATCTTTGATGGCTTAATGTATGGCAATGGTGACGCCGTAATAGGTATTAACCCAGCCACTGATAATGTTCCGCAAACTATCAAGCTTCTAAACTTTTTAGACGAAGTCATTCAGCATTATCAAATTCCAACTCAGTCTTGTGTATTGACTCATGTGACAAACACCATAGAAACCATAGACAAAGGTGCGCCTGTTGATCTGGTTTTTCAATCCATTGGCGGAACACAAGGCACTAATGACACCTTTGGTGTGAACCTCAATGTGCTGCAAGAAGCCCAAGACGCCGCGTTGTCGTTAAAGCGCGGAACCGTTGGCAATAACGTGATGTACTTTGAAACTGGCCAGGGAACGTCGCTATCGGCAGATGCTTATTTTGGGGTTGATCAGCAAACCTGCGAAGCCAGGGCTTATGCAGTAGCACGCCATTTCGATCCGTTTTTGGTGAATACGGTTGTGGGCTTTATTGGCCCTGAATATCTGTTTGATGGTAAACAAATTATCCGTGCTGGTTTAGAAGACCACTTTTGCGGCAAGCTACTTGGCCTTCCGATGGGCTGTGATATTTGCTACACCAACCATGCTTATGCCGATCAAAATGACATGGACAATTTGCTTACCTTATTGGGGGTGGCTGGTTGTTCGTTTATTATGGGCATTCCTGGCTCTGACGATATCATGCTTAATTATCAAACAACCTCCTTTCACGATGCGCTTTATGCTCGAAAAGTGCTCGGCTTAAAACCTGCGCCAGAGTTTGAGACTTGGTTGAGTAACATGGATATATTTAGTGACGTAGAGAAAGTACAACTAAATCATAATCTTGCCCAAGCATTTAGCTCGCCTATCTCCTTAGTTGAGAAAAATGAACTATGA
- a CDS encoding TRAP transporter substrate-binding protein, producing the protein MNSRRKFLTSAVALTAGTMLAPAKTFAASPKIKWRMQTYAGPALAEHVIKPAIEAFNRIAGEEMQIELYFADQLVPTGELFRAMQKGIIDAVQSDDDSMASPTEVTTFGGYFPFGSRYSLDVPVLFNQYGLDKIWKEEYAKVGVKHISAGAWDPCHFATKKPITSLKDLKGLRVFTFPTAGRFLAKFGVVPVSIPWEDVEVALQTGELDGIAWSGITEDYTVGWSKVTDYFLTNNISGAWIGSFFANMDRYNALPDHLKELLGLCLDTSHYYRQWWYWGGEAKLRVEGSDMKLTSIPDEEWATVEAEAHVFWDEIAKESPTKAKIVEIFKKYNADMEKAGRPYRYS; encoded by the coding sequence ATGAACTCAAGACGTAAGTTTTTAACAAGTGCTGTTGCACTTACCGCGGGTACCATGTTGGCTCCGGCCAAAACCTTTGCCGCTAGCCCGAAGATTAAATGGCGTATGCAAACCTATGCAGGTCCAGCTTTAGCTGAGCATGTAATAAAGCCGGCCATTGAAGCATTCAACCGCATTGCCGGTGAAGAGATGCAAATTGAGCTCTATTTTGCCGATCAGCTGGTACCAACGGGCGAGCTATTTCGCGCCATGCAAAAAGGCATTATTGATGCGGTTCAATCTGATGATGACTCTATGGCTTCTCCTACAGAAGTAACCACCTTTGGCGGTTACTTCCCATTTGGTAGCCGTTATTCACTGGATGTGCCTGTATTGTTTAATCAATATGGTTTAGACAAAATTTGGAAAGAAGAGTACGCCAAAGTAGGTGTTAAGCACATTTCTGCGGGTGCTTGGGATCCATGTCATTTTGCTACTAAAAAACCTATTACTAGCCTTAAAGATCTTAAGGGATTAAGAGTATTTACCTTCCCAACTGCTGGTCGCTTCTTGGCTAAGTTTGGTGTGGTGCCGGTGTCTATTCCTTGGGAAGATGTTGAAGTTGCTCTGCAAACGGGAGAGCTAGACGGTATTGCTTGGTCGGGCATTACCGAAGACTACACCGTGGGTTGGTCTAAGGTTACCGATTACTTCTTAACAAACAATATTTCTGGTGCTTGGATAGGTTCATTCTTTGCCAATATGGATCGCTACAATGCATTACCTGATCACCTTAAAGAGCTTCTAGGGCTATGTTTAGATACGTCACATTATTACCGTCAATGGTGGTACTGGGGTGGCGAAGCTAAACTGCGAGTTGAGGGTAGTGATATGAAGCTAACTTCGATTCCTGATGAAGAATGGGCTACGGTTGAAGCAGAGGCACATGTATTCTGGGATGAAATCGCCAAAGAATCGCCAACTAAGGCTAAGATTGTAGAAATCTTTAAGAAATACAACGCTGACATGGAAAAAGCAGGTAGACCTTACCGCTACAGCTAA
- a CDS encoding TRAP transporter large permease: MSYGMIATMMFSLMMLLMATGQRVFAAIGAVASIAAILLWGTGGAEIPFTASMKLMNWYPMLTLPMFIFMGYVLSESKIADDLYKMFHVWMGPMPGGLAIGTIGLMVLVSAMNGLSVAGMAIGATIALPELLKRNYDKKMVTGVIQAGSSLGILVPPSVVLVLYAMIARQPVGQLWLAGIIPGLVMATLFIIYIAVRCRINPSLGPVLSEEERNVPMAEKLRLLRAGLLPLGIFASMMIPFVNGWTSLVESSAIGAMAAFLAAILKRRMTKQVFENSVRSTLAISCMFMWIILAALGFGAIFDGLGAVKSIEHLFTEQLGLGPWAILILMQLSFLVMGTFLDDTAMLVIVAPLYVPLVNALGFDLIWYGVLYTVTSQIAYMTPPFGYNLFLMRAMAPPQISLRDIYGSVVPFVGIMVFALILVMVFPSLALWLPDYVYGK, encoded by the coding sequence ATGAGTTACGGCATGATAGCAACAATGATGTTCTCGTTGATGATGTTGCTAATGGCAACGGGTCAACGTGTATTTGCTGCAATAGGCGCGGTAGCCTCAATTGCCGCCATATTACTTTGGGGTACTGGCGGCGCCGAAATTCCATTTACTGCCAGCATGAAGCTAATGAATTGGTATCCGATGCTTACGCTGCCAATGTTCATTTTCATGGGCTATGTGTTGTCGGAATCAAAAATTGCCGACGACCTATACAAGATGTTTCATGTTTGGATGGGGCCGATGCCCGGTGGATTAGCCATTGGTACCATTGGGCTTATGGTGCTGGTTTCGGCAATGAATGGTTTGTCGGTGGCTGGGATGGCGATAGGTGCCACCATTGCGCTACCCGAACTGTTAAAGCGTAACTACGACAAAAAAATGGTCACTGGGGTTATTCAGGCCGGTTCGTCTTTAGGCATATTAGTGCCTCCCTCGGTGGTATTGGTGCTTTACGCGATGATTGCGCGCCAGCCAGTTGGTCAACTTTGGCTAGCTGGTATTATTCCAGGTTTGGTGATGGCAACACTGTTCATTATCTATATTGCAGTACGTTGTCGGATTAACCCCAGCTTAGGCCCGGTGTTAAGCGAGGAAGAGCGTAACGTGCCTATGGCCGAAAAACTAAGGCTACTTAGGGCAGGGCTGTTACCCCTTGGCATCTTTGCCTCAATGATGATTCCTTTTGTTAATGGGTGGACAAGCTTAGTAGAAAGCTCGGCTATTGGTGCAATGGCAGCATTCTTGGCCGCTATTCTCAAACGGCGCATGACCAAACAGGTATTTGAGAACTCTGTACGTAGTACCTTGGCCATCTCTTGTATGTTTATGTGGATCATTCTTGCTGCCCTTGGTTTTGGGGCCATATTTGATGGCTTGGGCGCAGTAAAATCCATTGAGCATTTGTTTACCGAGCAGCTAGGGCTTGGGCCTTGGGCGATTCTTATTTTAATGCAGTTGTCGTTTTTGGTGATGGGCACCTTTTTAGACGACACCGCTATGTTGGTGATTGTTGCGCCGCTATATGTGCCTCTGGTTAATGCACTAGGTTTTGACCTTATTTGGTACGGCGTTCTCTATACCGTGACTTCCCAAATTGCCTATATGACTCCGCCTTTTGGCTACAACCTCTTTTTGATGCGTGCTATGGCTCCGCCGCAAATTAGCCTGCGTGACATTTACGGTTCGGTAGTTCCATTTGTCGGCATTATGGTTTTTGCATTAATCCTAGTAATGGTTTTTCCAAGTTTAGCTTTATGGCTTCCTGATTATGTATATGGCAAGTAA
- a CDS encoding TRAP transporter small permease subunit — protein sequence MPSFIIAYVKYVDAFNRRVGRLMMYGIFLIVGVLMWSSVSKTFFMPSLWTLESAQFMMVAYYIIGGAYAMQLNANVRMDLFYGNWSIKKRAWVDAFTIFFLIFYLIVLLYGGLESTLYSLEYSQRTRSAWRPLLWPIKALMCTGFVMMILQAISQLIKDIAVIRGVQIK from the coding sequence ATGCCGAGTTTTATTATTGCCTATGTCAAATATGTTGATGCGTTCAATCGAAGAGTTGGTCGCTTAATGATGTATGGGATATTTTTGATTGTTGGTGTGCTTATGTGGTCATCGGTATCAAAAACTTTCTTTATGCCGTCTCTCTGGACCTTAGAGTCTGCGCAATTCATGATGGTTGCTTACTACATTATTGGTGGCGCTTATGCGATGCAGCTAAATGCCAATGTGCGCATGGACCTATTTTATGGAAATTGGTCAATTAAAAAACGCGCTTGGGTTGATGCATTCACCATCTTCTTCTTGATTTTCTATTTAATTGTACTGCTATACGGTGGCTTAGAAAGCACACTTTACTCCCTTGAATATAGCCAACGAACTCGCTCTGCTTGGCGCCCATTGTTGTGGCCTATTAAAGCACTAATGTGCACCGGTTTTGTGATGATGATTTTGCAGGCCATTTCCCAATTAATTAAAGATATTGCAGTTATTCGAGGAGTTCAGATCAAATGA
- a CDS encoding helix-turn-helix domain-containing protein, producing MVTNTQTNGDSLLCTIHSNDANHQAANLVNWQQEFDQLSKGRFVGQINEINFPNIHVFREDTNQELRQQCQVEEGGLWIGFSSNQKSCRINNQTTRHSQFLCRPGSLDFELLTPEHFSIYGLVLHKSLFSQLEEQQDDPIISQSFDSLWLDNIPASTLQTFQQYLSQLLQTEGSRWSSNTQALILEDAVLNLLSQAQKPALVSAPALHQRQRIMQRVKSYLTESRLKNPITISELCAAVHVSRRTLQYTFSQCCDMTPKQYIQIIRLNQVRRALLHCQHQQTIAEVAFDYGFFHLGQFCRDYKRLFCETPSETRRREFA from the coding sequence ATGGTGACAAATACGCAAACAAACGGTGACTCATTGTTGTGCACAATTCACTCTAATGATGCAAATCATCAAGCGGCAAACTTAGTTAACTGGCAGCAAGAGTTTGATCAACTAAGCAAAGGTCGCTTTGTTGGTCAAATAAATGAAATTAACTTCCCGAATATTCATGTATTTCGCGAAGACACCAACCAAGAGCTAAGGCAGCAATGCCAAGTTGAAGAAGGAGGATTATGGATAGGTTTTAGTAGCAATCAAAAAAGTTGTCGTATTAACAACCAAACCACCCGCCATAGTCAGTTTTTATGCCGACCAGGTAGCCTAGACTTTGAATTGCTCACGCCCGAACACTTTTCTATTTATGGCTTGGTATTGCACAAAAGTTTATTCAGCCAATTAGAAGAACAACAAGATGACCCCATTATTAGCCAAAGTTTTGATAGCTTATGGCTAGATAATATCCCCGCTAGTACCTTACAAACCTTTCAGCAATACCTGTCTCAACTGTTACAAACAGAAGGCAGTCGCTGGAGCAGCAACACCCAAGCACTCATTTTAGAAGACGCAGTGCTTAACCTACTTAGCCAAGCACAAAAACCCGCTTTAGTTAGCGCCCCTGCTTTACATCAACGCCAACGCATTATGCAACGGGTTAAAAGCTACCTTACAGAATCTCGTCTTAAAAACCCTATTACCATTAGCGAGCTATGTGCTGCAGTGCATGTTAGTCGCCGCACCCTGCAATATACCTTTAGCCAATGCTGCGATATGACACCAAAACAATACATCCAGATAATTCGGCTAAACCAAGTTAGGCGAGCATTACTGCATTGCCAGCATCAACAAACCATTGCTGAAGTGGCATTTGATTATGGCTTTTTTCATCTAGGACAATTTTGCCGGGATTACAAAAGACTGTTTTGCGAAACACCCAGTGAAACCAGACGCCGAGAGTTTGCCTAA
- a CDS encoding AAA family ATPase, with product MFKQGIFHINKLLCSQKRSMALSASYIEKLHLKKVRQFKELNISFNKGFNFIAGPNGCGKTSILAGISHCFDHRGFQYSRLGDDSEFWTDLTLKDHKKRIGVGQNSIKNDGYRKSTIKAWTPPTQEENRENILIHESKSKLREFCPLFIGAHRNIKYQQISGMQREQPIEEQLNNRLATSSHSLYGDKQTNIKQWFVNRYFMIDKEWAKEERENWEHMINNLQTLGPFHSNFSYVKTGKDLEPIFSIYGNECYLEELSAGFQAVLSIIAEIFEWIEGTRDEGERIASEAQGTVLIDELDLHLHPEWQFTLRDGLTNIFPNLQFIVTTHSPHLLASARENEVIVMAKNEYENEYNLEPSKFRFSGWSTDQILSEIMGVKSLENKDYEKLINEAFVQIEAKSIDGLNQAIEKLKMVCHPNDTILTVLNTRMASMVAVSND from the coding sequence GTGTTTAAACAAGGAATTTTTCATATTAATAAGCTGTTATGCAGCCAAAAAAGGAGTATGGCATTGTCAGCAAGCTATATAGAAAAATTGCATCTGAAAAAGGTGCGTCAATTTAAAGAATTAAATATTTCATTTAATAAAGGATTTAATTTTATTGCAGGACCTAATGGTTGCGGTAAAACTTCTATTTTAGCCGGCATATCTCATTGCTTTGATCATCGGGGCTTCCAATATTCGCGCTTAGGTGACGATTCTGAGTTTTGGACTGATTTAACTTTAAAGGACCATAAAAAGCGGATTGGTGTTGGTCAGAACTCTATTAAAAATGACGGTTACCGTAAAAGTACGATAAAAGCATGGACTCCCCCTACCCAAGAAGAGAATAGAGAAAATATTCTAATACATGAGTCTAAAAGTAAATTAAGGGAGTTTTGTCCCTTATTTATTGGGGCACATAGAAATATAAAATACCAACAAATTAGTGGTATGCAACGAGAACAACCAATAGAAGAGCAATTAAACAACAGGTTGGCTACAAGCTCGCATTCTCTATATGGTGATAAGCAAACTAACATAAAACAGTGGTTTGTGAATCGATACTTTATGATTGATAAAGAATGGGCCAAAGAAGAGCGAGAAAATTGGGAGCATATGATAAATAATTTGCAAACACTTGGACCATTCCATAGCAATTTTTCATATGTAAAGACAGGTAAAGATTTAGAACCCATTTTCTCCATTTACGGTAATGAATGCTATTTAGAAGAATTATCAGCAGGTTTCCAAGCTGTATTATCAATCATTGCCGAAATTTTTGAATGGATCGAAGGTACAAGAGATGAAGGGGAGCGCATTGCCTCTGAAGCTCAAGGGACGGTTTTAATTGATGAACTTGATCTTCACTTGCACCCTGAGTGGCAATTTACTCTAAGAGATGGACTTACAAATATATTTCCAAACCTTCAGTTTATAGTTACAACTCATTCACCTCATTTATTGGCTTCTGCTAGAGAAAATGAAGTGATTGTTATGGCTAAGAATGAATATGAAAACGAGTATAATTTAGAGCCGTCAAAATTCAGGTTTTCGGGTTGGAGTACAGATCAGATACTCTCAGAGATCATGGGGGTGAAAAGTTTAGAAAACAAAGATTATGAAAAACTGATAAATGAGGCGTTCGTTCAAATAGAGGCCAAATCAATAGATGGTTTAAATCAAGCAATTGAAAAACTGAAAATGGTATGTCACCCAAATGACACTATCTTAACAGTTCTAAATACTCGTATGGCATCTATGGTGGCTGTTTCTAATGATTAA
- a CDS encoding GFA family protein encodes MAITGECFCGAIKYQIEGELHDARSCHCSRCRKAFSAQASAYALVKSDEFSWLRGETLLTSYIGEQSFGLQFCSKCGSTLVGVYQEEVHGVTLGCINGDPNIKLSRHIYVDSKASWELIPDGVPQFKKQAP; translated from the coding sequence ATGGCCATTACCGGAGAATGCTTTTGTGGTGCAATTAAATACCAAATAGAGGGCGAGTTACACGATGCTCGCTCCTGCCATTGTTCCCGATGCCGCAAAGCTTTTAGTGCCCAAGCCTCTGCTTATGCCTTAGTTAAATCTGACGAGTTTTCTTGGTTAAGAGGCGAAACCTTGCTTACTTCATACATAGGAGAGCAGAGCTTTGGTTTACAGTTTTGCAGCAAATGTGGTTCTACCTTAGTAGGTGTATATCAAGAAGAAGTACATGGTGTAACCTTAGGCTGCATAAACGGCGACCCCAATATAAAACTAAGTCGCCACATATATGTGGATTCAAAAGCCAGTTGGGAACTGATACCCGACGGTGTTCCACAGTTCAAGAAACAAGCTCCTTAG
- the tatB gene encoding Sec-independent protein translocase protein TatB, translating to MFDVGSLEILLITVLGLVILGPQRLPNALRTGFAWYNKAKTSMAEVSTKIEKELELGEVKDTLNQQVKVPTKISSAPLVNKDTSK from the coding sequence ATGTTTGATGTTGGCTCCTTAGAGATTTTGCTTATTACTGTTTTGGGCCTCGTTATATTGGGCCCTCAACGCCTACCTAATGCCTTGCGCACTGGATTTGCATGGTACAACAAAGCTAAAACCTCCATGGCTGAGGTATCCACCAAAATTGAGAAAGAGCTTGAGTTAGGCGAGGTAAAAGACACGCTTAACCAACAAGTTAAAGTACCTACCAAAATATCCTCTGCGCCTTTGGTCAACAAAGACACAAGCAAGTAA
- the tatA gene encoding twin-arginine translocase TatA/TatE family subunit: MAGISVWQLAIIAVIVALLFGTKRLRGLGGDLGSTIKGFKQAMSEDNTQQNVSNPISAEQGDNNKQLGS, encoded by the coding sequence ATGGCTGGAATTAGTGTGTGGCAACTGGCAATTATTGCTGTAATCGTTGCCTTGTTGTTTGGAACCAAACGCTTAAGAGGTTTGGGTGGGGATTTAGGCTCTACCATTAAAGGTTTTAAACAAGCGATGAGCGAAGATAATACTCAACAAAATGTGAGTAACCCAATAAGCGCAGAGCAGGGCGACAACAACAAGCAACTTGGTAGCTAA